CCTGTTTTTGTTGTATTGCATATGTCTCCGTGCCAGGTCTTTCCTGAAAAGATTGTTCGCCAGAGGGCGGTGTAAAATGAGGAGGGGTGCTTGCCTGATTTGAAGATGGAGTGTTTTTTACCGAGGATTTCTTCTTGGCGGTATTCGTGGAGTTCGCAAAAGGCCTTGCTTGCGTAGGTAATGGTTCCTTCGTTGTTGGTGATGGTGACAAGGCTTCCTTTGTCAAGCGCGTTTTTAAGGTTCATAAGCTCTTTTAGCGTGTTTTTTATGGCATGTTGGAGTTTTTTATCTTTCGGAACAAGTGGTGGTGTTCCGCTTCTTTGGACTGCTAGCTTGAGGCTTGCGAGCGTCCGAGAGAACGCCCTTGCGAGCTTCCCTATCTCGTCTTGTCGTTGAGGGGTTTTGAGCTTGACTTTGAGGTTTCCTCTGCTGATTTGGTCAATGACAAGGGTGATGTCTTCTATGGGTTGAATAATGGTTTTTTTTACGAAAAAGAAAATGCCTAAGAAGAGGATGATGAGGAGTGGAAGCCCTAAGAGCATGCTTGCTGATGAGTTGATGCGCTCCTTTTCGCTTCTAGCAGCGATGGTTTCGACTTCTTCGACGAGTGTTTGTAGGAGGGTGTTTGCTTGCTGAACGAGCTTTTCTTCAGTGGCGGCGTCACCAGGGATTTGTTCAAGCGTGATGACGCTGTTTTCAAGGTCGTAGAGGGCGCTGAGTATTTTTTCTTTGAAAGGCTTATTTGTTTGAGCTGCATCTTTCTTGGCGAGGTCTATGAGTCTTTGGAGCTCGTC
The genomic region above belongs to Candidatus Woesearchaeota archaeon and contains:
- a CDS encoding HAMP domain-containing protein, whose translation is MKLQQEILLTLLTPIIILSIFSLGNHLRIVSDAKSVEQELINPLVKNLDYAEQISTTSTNLISLSSKRQTHEKNTSAKASPAYLAGLDELQRLIDLAKKDAAQTNKPFKEKILSALYDLENSVITLEQIPGDAATEEKLVQQANTLLQTLVEEVETIAARSEKERINSSASMLLGLPLLIILFLGIFFFVKKTIIQPIEDITLVIDQISRGNLKVKLKTPQRQDEIGKLARAFSRTLASLKLAVQRSGTPPLVPKDKKLQHAIKNTLKELMNLKNALDKGSLVTITNNEGTITYASKAFCELHEYRQEEILGKKHSIFKSGKHPSSFYTALWRTIFSGKTWHGDICNTTKTGKQHWLRTTIIPLKAENQTQGFMALRTLIDDLTPCQNKHPTTPAKQALTEGESQSET